caactacagaAGTTATTCAAAGAAGTCACGCGCGGCCTCGAAATAACTTacctcggctcatcggagcccatacattctaatactgtatggagacggatctccgtgcAGTATTATCAGAAATTGTTGAACGAAGAGACTTTGGATAAAGCTCGCTTCACTTACCACTAGTTATAaacgctataatgagtgtttataatgtcagagataaggagtccgtcagctccccaactgacggaaGAGAGCAAACAGTcggctctgtacagagaaaagggctcaatatttgtaataaagaccaattggaaaaatgattttagctcaaAACGAGTACAATGCAATGATAATAAAATTGCCCCCAAGGATGCACATGGCCTTTAATGGAGGAACGAGGTCATGATGATGAGGCTGGGGGCGAGACCTGTCACACGGATCGCCACCAGTGAAAAAGAATGGGGTCCTAGCGCAACCCACAAGTCATCACAACCCGACCACTGTACGACTGGTAACTTGTGCTTGAGCCGCCTTTCACTTTGAGAGGTTGCGATTTTTGGCGTTGTGCCCTCTGTAGCCTAGGCCTATCTACTGAGCGACAGCTGCAGTCCCCGAGCTCCCCGCCACGCTGTTATAGGATTAAGGGTTAATTTGGAGACAGCGGCTCCGTCCTCCGCACGCGAGTTGATGTGTTTCTGCTCCTCATTAGTTGTGGTGGATCAGGCGGCCGCGCCCGTCTACCAGGCAGTGGCTCAGAGGAGACGCTTTGCCATGTGCCGGCTGCCTCCGGGGTCCGAGCTGCAGCGTTCCCAGAGACCGCCCTTTGGCGGCTGCCACAAAGAGAACGAAATGTGGTTTTCATTGTGGAGAAGACGAAAGAGCCGAGGGAAATTTCCACATTCGCAGCTCGGAGGGGATGAGATCTCATTTGGTCACTGCATGGGGACCTAATACCCTGAACCCACCCTACAGTCAGAACCACCACACCCATCCTCTCCTCGACCTGTCCAGAACCCTGCCGCACCCGCCATTCACAACCGGAGCTCTGCAATCCGACAACTCTGCTCACACAGGGAAGTCTTTATAAATGGTCCCTCGTTATTGGGGGTGCCTGCGCTGAGGGTTGGACCCCGCTGAGGGGGGCTCATATCTGGACACCTGAATCCTAGAATATACAGAAGCCTTCCTTTAGTCCGATCCCCCAGTAACCTCCCTTTCTCTCCCCCACAGGTTGCTGGAGTCTGCactgggagcaggggagcagcgtgGTGGTCCTGCGGAGTCTTCTGTGGTTGGGGATGACCTTCTACCACATCCCACTGACGCCGCAGCACGGTTACCTGTACATCGGGAACGGAGAGCGGAACATCGACCTGCCCTTCATGATCTGAGGAGCTCGCACTCGTCATGGCGAGGTCAATGGGACTGAGACACAATCTGTACAATCCTGGTTTATTGTAATGTATGAACAGAAAACCGACATTAAATAATACCGCGCCATTCTTCACCCTCCGCGTGAACGCAGCTGTAGACAGCGACACAATATAGATACAGACCAGAGGTCACTGTCTGAAGGAGAGCGGTCTGCGGCTGTACCGCACGTTACTCTTCATTATGGGGTCCCCGACCGGCATCTTCACCTTACTCCATTTCATTCCTTTCCTCAGAATGGGTTTGGCGGTGGACACGGACCAGAAAGTGAGGTACCTGAGGGGGGGACCGAGAACATCATGAGTCCTGAGGGGCTGATGGCGGTCAGTGACATAAGCACGAGACTACAGTCAGGGGGACCCGTGATTGGTTCGGAGGATACATAGGGGGAGGGGCGCTGCTGGGTGACCATCGTCCGCTCTTACCTGTTCAGATGAAATTTGTCTTTGGGTTTCTTTCCTTCTGGCAATTTGGGCCTGTGGTCTGGAAGAAGTCCTGGGGGCAGAGGAGAACATCATCaacgttaggctccattcacaccacCACTTTCAGTCCATATCCGGGGGGCTGCAGTtttttggatgcagacccattcatttcaatggggctgcaaattatacagatgtccatacagatgtggaacatgtcctgttcttaaaggggttctgcactttcatttaactgatgatctagcctctggatagatcatcagcttctgatcggcgggggtccgacaccgatcagctgtttgagaaggcagcggcgctccagcagcgccgcgaccttctcactgtttaccgccggcccactgacgtcacgactagtatcaactagcgtgggcggggctaagctccattcaattgaacagagcttagccccgcccacgctagttgatactagtcgtgacatcactgggccagcggtaaacagtgagaaggccgcggctctgccttctcaaacagctgatcggcgggggtcctgggtgtcggacccccgccgatcagatgctgatgatctatccagaggatagatcatcagttaaatgaaagtgcagaacccctttaaccgttTGTAGACAAGAACAAATGTTTCTGTCATAGGGCAGAACGTACCGATACACAAAATACAGAGGCAGTAATCCCagcctgatattgatggcctcttcTGAGGAGCCCCACTGAGCTGATATCGATGGCCTCTCCTGAGGACCCCCACTGAGCTGATATCGATGGCCTCTCCTGAGGACCCCCCACAGATCCGATATTAGTGGCCTCTCctgaggacccccactgatctgatatcgatGGCCTCTCctgaggacccccactgatctgatatcgatGGCCTCTCCTGAGGACCCCCCACAGATCCGATATTAGTGGCCTCTCctgaggacccccactgatctgatattgatggcccctCCCGAGGACCCCCACTGAGCTGATATCGATGGCCCCTCccgaggacccccactgatctgatatcgatGGCCTCTCctgaggacccccactgatctgatatcgatGGCCTCTCCTGAGGACCCCCCACAGATCCGATATTAGTGGCCTCTCctgaggacccccactgatctgatattgatggcctctccCGAGGACCCCCACTGAGCTGATATCGATGGCCCCTCccgaggacccccactgatctgatatcgatGGCCTCTCccgaggacccccactgatctgatattgatggcctctcctGAGGACCCCCACCGAGCGTCCACCCCACCACATTTACAGAGGTGGACACAGAAAAGCCACTTAATCTAagcagcagatggcgctatactaACATCATTCCTGAATATCTGTGGATAAGAGCATTTAAGTGTTAATCCCAAAAATGTTTATGGTAAACGGTTGGATGTCACATTCACAAAATTCTTTGTGGGATTAACTTCTAAAAGAGcactgcttgctgtcaatgaaaggaaatgttaaagggaacctgtcatcaactttgtgctgacCGTACTGACGGCAGTATAAAGcactgacagaaatgctgatgtcagcgctgtgtccgtcatcagctaaaagtagggttgccgagaaccagcatcataataattgcagcccaggccttgaaaagagtcctgGTTACTATAATCTCCCCCACCTGCtggtgattggcagttctctcctagagagaaaggggttaaactaggtagaagccggttataatgaccaggactcttctcaggtagatgggactcttgattatgatgctggttctcggcatccACTTAGCTGATGACTGACACAGCGCTGACATCTGTCAGTGCTTTATACCGCCGTCAGTGCGGTCAGCATACACtggatgacgggttccctttaaccctAACCTACCCCCGCTCACAGGTGATGGACTGGTTGGCAGCGGGGCATTTCTTTAGCCTCTGGGTCGTCTCGTAGGGAAGGGAAAGACGGTCACAAGGATCTCCTGACAACTCCTACCCAGGTGAGCAGCTTACAGCACGGTGTCAGACTTCAGCAGCAACCAAGGGTTTGATCCCTCAATGCCAGGAGGTAAGTGAGCGGCCATGCCTCCCTCACCTGCTCGATGCGCCATCTTTACACAGGCCTGCACCTTCTTGTGCTCCTCGGAGCACAGTCCCGTCACCTTGCGCGATAACATACCGCCGTCAGAGCGGATGAACTGGCCGAGAACAAGGACGTCCTGCAGAGCGGAGAAGACCGAGTATTAACCCTTCACCTCACAGTAACAGCACAACAGGCTCTCCAACTACAGAAGAGGAGCCGACAGGTTATAGATAGGATTACCCATGAGGCACCGTCTACATACCTTACCCACCCTGTATTatcctccggagctgcactcactattctgctggtgcagtcacggtgtacatacattacttatcctgtactgatcctcagttacatcctgtattatactccagagctgcactcactattctgctggtgcagtcactgtgtacatacattacttatcctgtactgatcccgagttacatcctgtattatactccagagctgcactcactattctgctggtgcagtcactgtgtacatacattacttatcctgtactgatcctcagttacatcctgtattatactccagagctgcactcactattctgctggtgcagtcactgtgtacagacattgcttactctgtactgatcctgagttacatcctgtattattctccagagctgcactcactattctgctggtgcagtcactgtgtacatacattacttatcctgtactgatcctgagttacatcctgtattatactccagagctgcactcactattctgctggtgcagtcactgtgtacatacattacattacttatcctgtactgaccctgagttacatcctgtattatactccagagctgcactcactattctgctggtgcagtcactgtgtacatacattacttatcctgtactgatcctgagttacatcctgtattatactccagagctgcactcactattctgctggtgcagtcactgtgtacatacattacttatcctgtactgatccagagttacatcctgtattatactccagagctgcactcactattctgctgctgcagtcactgtgtacatacattacttatcctgtacagatcctgagttacatcctgtattatactccagagctgcactcactgttctgctggtgcagtcactgtgtacatacattacttatcctgtactgatcctgagttacatcctgtaatatactccagagctgcactcactattctgctggtgcagtcactgtgtacatacattacttatcctgtaccgatcctgagttacatcctgtattatactccagagctgcactcactattctgctggtgcagtcactgtgtacatacattacttatcctgtactgatcctgagttacatcctgtattatactccagagctgtactcactattctgctggtgcagtcactgtgtacatacattacttatcctgtactgatcctgagttacattctgtattatactccagagctgcactcactattctgctggtgcagtcactgtgtacatacattacttatcctgtactgatcctgagttacatcaggaGTTACAGCAGGCAGTGAGCGTAGCTCCGGCAGTAGGGGGGCGCCGCAGGCAGTGAGCGTAGCTCCGGCAGTAGGGGGCGCCGCAGGCAGTGAGCGTAGCTCCGGCAGTAGGGGGCGCCGCAGGCAGTGAGCGTAGCTCCGGCAGTAGGGGGCGCCGCAGGCAGTGAGCGTAGCTCCGGCAGTAGGGGGCGCCGCAGGCAGTGAGCGTAGCTCCGGCAGTAGGGGGCGCCGCAGGCAGTGAGCGGAGCTCCGGCAGTAGGGGGCGCCGCAGGCAGTGAGCGGAGCTCCGGCAGTAGGGGGCGCCGCAGGCAGTGAGCGGAGCTCCGGCAGTAGGGGGCGCCGCAGGCAGTGAGCGGAGCTCCGGCAGTAGGGGGCGCCGCTCTCTCTTACCATGTAGTCGTACTTGTGTTTGAGGTTCCACCTGCAGATCGGACACTGCCCCTCAGGATTCGGGGGGCACATGGACGGCTTCTCTTCAAGGATTCGTCCTTCAATCTACAAGAAATGGAGGAGTCCATGTGAGTTTCATGCAgtcagtggctgctccagccctgatcgcacagctgagggtttgctacaattgtatccagtctattCTGAGCTGTCCGActtatacattgtaacaaacaggACAGAGACAACTTTCTACTCCAGTCACATGTAAAGCTGCATCTACAGTTTTGATGTTACATCacgatgcagctctggatgtgactggagtagaagTCTCACGCTGGCGGCTCAGCGGTCGGATTCCCCCTTATGTTAGGACATAACATTCAGCGCACTCcgcggtcacatgaccaggacTCACCGTCGTCACCTTCCCGTCTTTCACTTCAGTCACTggagagaaaaatagaaaaaggaCATGTAAATAAACGAAGAGTCACATGACCGTGCTGGGGGAGGGGCCAACACTGCGCCAAAAACCGGGGAGGGACCGAAGACTGCGCCAACAGAGACCAGGGGAGCGGCCAACAGACTGCGCCAACAGAGACCAGGGGAGGGGCCAACAGACTGCCAACAGAGACCAGGGGAGGGGCCAACAGACTGCCAACAGAGACCAGGGGAGGGGCCAACAGACTGCCAACAGAGACCAGGGGAGGGGCCAACAGACTGCCAACAGAGACCAGGGGAGGGGCCAACAGACTGCGCCACCAGGGGAGGGGCCACCAGAGACCTGGGGAGGGGCCACCAGAGACCTGGGGAGGGGCCACCAGAGACCTGGGGAGGGGCCACCAGAGACCTGGGGAGGGGCCACCAGAGACCAGGGGAGGGGCAGACTGCACCAACAGAGACCAGGGTGGGGGGGACTGCACCAACAGAgaccagggggggaggggggagacagACTGCACCAACAGAGACCAGGGGATGGGGGGAGACAGACTGCACCAACAGAgaccaggggggaggggggagacagACTGCACCAACAGAGACTGAGGGGGGAGACAGACTGCACCAACAGAGACCAGGGGGGGGGAGACAGACTGCACCAACAGAGACCAGGGGGGGGGAGACAGACTGCTGCTGATATAGACATATGTATCATAAAACCTAATCCTTCTCTCCAGTAGTAACATCTGGTCATAGGAGCGGGCGGCGCCATCCCCGCACACATGTGACCTCCCCGCACTCACACTGCCGCAGTCCTCGGCTCTGCACGCCCGGGGCTCCCCGCCATCCAGCTATTCCCAGCGCCGGACGGAGTAGCCGTGTGACCGATGACAGGAGGACACAGGGGGCCGCCATCTTTCTCCGCCGGGAAGCAGCTTCCGCTTCCGGTCTATGCctatgaggagcgagcggccatgTTGGTTGTGGGCAGGAGGCGCCTGTGCCCTCAGTGCTGCCTGGAGCTCAGACCGGCACACCTCCAGTAATCCGACATCAGCACAAAGGAGGCATAGGCATGCAGCTATATGTATTCTGAGGGGGGTCTCCCTGGCAGGACGCTAAGTGGTTGCTAGGCAACCTGCTGTCCGCCGCCATTACACACTTTGGGGATTACAGGGCTGCCCTTCATCTGGTCTGAACAGTCAATATGTGCGGAGCGCGTCATGGTCGTTGTCTTTATACTAGGCCGCGCGTCTAACTGCGCCCGAAACAATTATACAGCAAGTCCCCTAAATGACCCcacacagtaatataccagatatgtgcccctcacagtaattataccagatatgtgcccctcacagtatttataccagatatgtgcccctcacagtaattataccagatatgtgcccctcacagtaattataccagatatgtgcccctcacagtaatataccagatatgtgcccctcacagtaattataccagatatgtgcccctcacagtaatataccagatatgtgcccctcacagtaatataccagatatgtgcccctcacagtaatataccagatatgtgcccctcacagtaatataccagatatgtgcccctcacagtaattataccagatatgtgcccctcacagtaatataccagatatgtgcccctcacagtaattataccagatatgtgcccctcacagtaatataccagatatgtgcccctcacagtaattataccagatatgtgcccctcacagtaattataccagatatgtgcccctcacagtaatataccagatatgtgcccctcacagtaatataccagatatgtgcccccctcacagtaattataccagatatgtgccccctcacagtaattataccagatatgtgcccctcacagtaatataccagatatgtgcccctcacagtaatataccagatatgtgccccctcacagtaattataccagatatgtgcacctcacagtaatataccagatatgtgccccctcacagtagttataccagatatgtgcccctcacagtaattataccagatatgtgcccctcacagtaatataccagatatgtgcccctcacagtaattataccagatatgtgcccctcacagtaatataccagatatgtgctcctcacagtaattataccagatatgtgcccctcacagtaatataccagatatgtgcccctcacagtaattataccagatatgtgcccctcacagtaatataccagatatgtgcccctcacagtaatataccagatatgtgcccctcacagtaattataccagatatgtgcccctcacagtaatataccagatatgtgcccctcacagtaatataccagatatgtgcccctcacagtaatataccagatatgtgccccctcacagtaattataccagatatgtgcccctcacagtaatataccagacatgtgcccctcacagtaattatatcagatatgtgcccctcacagtaatataccagatatgtgcccctcacagtaatataccagatatgtgcccctcacagtaatataccagatatgtgcccctcacagtaatataccagatatgtgcccctcacagtaat
The sequence above is a segment of the Bufo bufo chromosome 4, aBufBuf1.1, whole genome shotgun sequence genome. Coding sequences within it:
- the MRPS18A gene encoding 39S ribosomal protein S18a, mitochondrial; protein product: MAAPCVLLSSVTRLLRPALGIAGWRGAPGVQSRGLRQLTEVKDGKVTTIEGRILEEKPSMCPPNPEGQCPICRWNLKHKYDYMDVLVLGQFIRSDGGMLSRKVTGLCSEEHKKVQACVKMAHRAGLLPDHRPKLPEGKKPKDKFHLNRYLTFWSVSTAKPILRKGMKWSKVKMPVGDPIMKSNVRYSRRPLSFRQ